The following coding sequences lie in one Planctomycetota bacterium genomic window:
- a CDS encoding MFS transporter — translation MSESAEAAAVPAARARRGFPRTVVLLSLASFANDVASEVLLKGALPLYVVAVLGAPPIVVGLVDGAAESAATLLQIVTGWWADRARRRKPFVLAGYALSNLVKPLLYFAAGWGQVLLVRVLDRVGKGLRVPPRDALIADAAAPSERGRAFGLHHALDPAGAMVSLVAGALIVALSQDPAAPLAAGTFRNLVLFIVVPGLSTLVLAGLVREPARRILPAPTPQSPAAGSSLGRPFWTFIAITVLFSLGNSTDSFLILRAADLGMSLPQLFLLLAAFNLMSVLFSLPAGALSDRFGRRRFLAAGWILYAAVYAGFGFARDAGPLVPLLLLYGVYYGLTEGVGKALVADLVPPERRATAYGILATVQGLCVLPAGLLAGWLWTAASPRAPFLTGAGLSLAAAAGLALLPGASGPRGTCSRKPTCSTPGA, via the coding sequence GTGAGCGAATCCGCGGAAGCGGCGGCGGTTCCGGCGGCGCGCGCGCGCCGGGGGTTTCCCCGGACGGTCGTTCTTCTCTCCCTGGCGAGCTTCGCCAACGACGTGGCCAGCGAAGTGCTCCTTAAGGGGGCACTTCCCCTCTATGTGGTCGCGGTCCTGGGGGCGCCCCCGATCGTCGTGGGCCTCGTGGACGGCGCGGCGGAATCCGCGGCCACGCTCCTTCAGATCGTCACGGGCTGGTGGGCCGACCGCGCCCGCCGCCGGAAGCCCTTCGTGCTGGCCGGGTACGCGCTCTCGAACCTGGTGAAGCCCCTGCTCTACTTTGCGGCCGGATGGGGGCAGGTGCTTCTGGTCCGCGTCCTCGACCGCGTGGGCAAGGGACTGCGGGTCCCGCCCCGGGACGCGCTCATCGCCGACGCCGCCGCCCCTTCGGAGCGGGGGCGCGCCTTCGGACTTCACCACGCGCTCGATCCCGCGGGGGCGATGGTGAGCCTCGTGGCGGGCGCCCTGATCGTGGCGCTCTCCCAGGATCCGGCGGCGCCGCTGGCGGCGGGAACGTTCCGGAACCTCGTCCTCTTCATCGTCGTTCCGGGGCTGTCCACGCTGGTCCTGGCGGGCCTCGTGCGGGAGCCGGCCCGGCGGATCCTGCCCGCTCCGACGCCGCAGAGCCCGGCGGCGGGCTCGTCGCTGGGGCGGCCCTTCTGGACCTTCATCGCGATCACGGTGCTTTTCTCGCTGGGCAACTCGACGGACTCCTTTCTCATCCTGCGGGCGGCGGATCTGGGGATGAGCCTCCCGCAGCTTTTTCTCCTTCTGGCGGCCTTCAACCTCATGAGCGTCCTTTTTTCCCTGCCGGCGGGGGCGCTTTCGGACCGATTCGGGCGCCGGCGGTTCCTGGCCGCGGGGTGGATCCTGTACGCGGCGGTCTATGCCGGGTTCGGATTCGCCCGGGACGCGGGTCCGCTGGTTCCGCTTCTGCTCCTCTACGGAGTCTACTACGGACTGACGGAGGGCGTGGGCAAGGCGCTCGTGGCGGATCTCGTGCCGCCGGAGCGGCGCGCCACGGCGTACGGGATCCTGGCGACGGTGCAGGGCCTGTGCGTTCTTCCGGCGGGGCTGCTGGCGGGATGGCTCTGGACGGCCGCTTCCCCGCGGGCGCCGTTTCTGACGGGCGCGGGGCTCAGCCTCGCGGCGGCGGCGGGGTTGGCGCTGCTCCCGGGGGCGTCTGGCCCACGCGGTACTTGTTCGCGTAAACCCACTTGTAGTACTCCCGGCGCTTGA
- a CDS encoding glucosamine-6-phosphate deaminase, which produces MEIVIQPDYDRLCDEAAAMVFEALARKPDLVLGLATGRTPLGLYERLARRPDAFARAAFFNLDEFYGLPPAHPASFHAYLRRHLIDRVKHDPARVHLLRGDVADLDRAAQEYEDRIRAAGGIDLQILGIGRNGHIGFNEPGSSLGSRTRAKTLEPETVAEYAKSGQELPRFAITLGVGTIMEARRLLLLASGESKAEIIQRMVEGPVTAEVPASAIQFHPRAVVVLDEPAASRLKRREYYKWVYANKYRVGQTPPGAAPTPPPPRG; this is translated from the coding sequence ATGGAAATCGTCATCCAGCCCGACTACGACCGCCTCTGCGACGAGGCCGCCGCGATGGTCTTCGAGGCGCTGGCCCGCAAGCCGGACCTCGTCCTCGGCCTGGCCACCGGCCGGACCCCGCTGGGCCTCTACGAACGCCTGGCGCGCCGCCCGGACGCCTTCGCCCGCGCCGCGTTCTTCAACCTGGACGAGTTTTACGGCCTCCCGCCGGCTCATCCGGCAAGCTTTCACGCCTATCTGCGGCGTCATCTGATCGACCGCGTGAAGCACGATCCGGCGCGCGTGCACCTCCTGCGCGGGGACGTGGCGGATCTCGACCGGGCTGCCCAGGAGTACGAGGACCGCATCCGCGCCGCCGGGGGCATCGACCTTCAGATCCTCGGCATCGGCCGCAACGGACACATCGGCTTCAACGAACCGGGATCCTCCCTCGGCTCCCGCACCCGCGCCAAGACCCTGGAGCCGGAAACCGTCGCCGAGTACGCCAAGTCCGGCCAGGAACTTCCGCGCTTCGCGATCACCCTGGGCGTGGGCACGATCATGGAGGCGCGGCGGCTGCTCCTTCTGGCCTCGGGCGAGAGCAAGGCGGAGATCATCCAGAGGATGGTGGAAGGGCCGGTCACCGCGGAGGTCCCGGCGTCCGCGATCCAGTTCCATCCGCGCGCCGTCGTCGTCCTGGACGAACCGGCCGCCTCCCGGCTCAAGCGCCGGGAGTACTACAAGTGGGTTTACGCGAACAAGTACCGCGTGGGCCAGACGCCCCCGGGAGCAGCGCCAACCCCGCCGCCGCCGCGAGGCTGA